Proteins encoded together in one Festucalex cinctus isolate MCC-2025b chromosome 8, RoL_Fcin_1.0, whole genome shotgun sequence window:
- the lyar gene encoding cell growth-regulating nucleolar protein, with product MVFFTCNACGESLKKVQVDKHVTMCRGCQVLSCIDCGKDFWGDDYKNHIKCISEDQKYGGKGYEAKANKGDVKQQQWIQKIHDAMNKPGVSAKLKQVLQQVSTYDNVPRKKAKFENWIRNSLRITNPNLLEDVWIILNSASSFTPDEPQEKKEVKETPTEVEVDSNKEKQNGHADMKMKKKKQHTKQECNEAHQQENGKIKKKSKQTEMAVIEEEQVSKKKKKDRKRPRDCEEDKNEDQNGSSEQMSKKKVKTKQTEVAVSEQSEDLALVKGNFKWKETIKAVLRNSPDQELPVKKLRKKVLAAYFSVTGDGNFKTKEEVLALFNKKINHNPKFRVLKDRVRLVN from the exons ATGGTGTTCTTCACGTGCAACGCTTGTGGAGAGTCCCTGAAAAAAGTCCAAGTGGATAAACACGTGACTATGTGCCGGGGCTGCCAGGTTCTATCTTGCATTGACTGTGGAAAAGATTTCTG GGGTGATGATTACAAAAATCACATCAAATGCATCAGTGAAGACCAGAAATATGGGGGTAAAGGCTACGAGGCAAAAGCGAATAAAGGGGATgtgaaacaacaacaatggatcCAG AAAATCCACGATGCCATGAACAAACCCGGAGTAAGTGCAAAGCTGAAACAAGTGCTCCAGCAAGTCAGTACATATGACAATGTCCCAAGAAAAAAGGCCAAATTTGAG AATTGGATCAGAAACAGTCTCAGGATTACAAACCCAAATCTGCTTGAAGATGTGTGGATCATCCTCAATTCAGCATCATCCTTT ACCCCCGATGAACCCCAGGAGAAAAAAGAAGTGAAAGAGACACCGACTGAAGTTGAAGTGGATAGTAATAAGGAAAAGCAGAATGGCCATGCAGacatgaagatgaagaagaagaagcagcatacaAAACAAGAGTGTAATGAAGCCCATCAACAGGagaatggcaaaataaaaaaaaaatcaaaacagacAGAAATGGCAGTAATCGAGGAAGAGCAGgtatccaaaaagaaaaaaaaggaccgaAAGAGACCACGGGATTGCGAAGAAGACAAAAATGAAGACCAAAATGGTTCTTCTGagcaaatgtccaaaaagaaggTGAAAA CTAAGCAAACAGAAGTTGCTGTGTCTGAGCAGAGTGAGGATCTGGCACTTGTAAAAG GCAATTTCAAATGGAAGGAAACTATCAAAGCAGTCCTGAGAAATTCACCTGACCAGGAATTGCCAGTGAAGAAACTCAGGAAGAAG GTTTTGGCTGCCTATTTCTCAGTCACTGGTGATGGGAATTTCAAGACAAAGGAGGAGGTCCTTGCACTTTTCAATAAGAAGATCAATCACAATCCCAAGTTTAGAGTTTTGAAGGACAGAGTTAGACTTGTGAATTAA
- the tmem128 gene encoding transmembrane protein 128 translates to MMLSDSEFTTLRNRFQKNAELLMQTTTSSPDEDVKCPEEKDVKPLPRINKHSVFWVVASISVTYYVDFFHNIIVNDNIKSWWLNVGLLLLGICLCLATFCIVYLEWFRGIVHYDQEYPAIPPVTTAAFIAASCSFNIALWPVWSFFTPLILFTQFMGVVMLISMLG, encoded by the exons ATGATGCTGAGTGACAGTGAATTCACAACGCTGAGAAACAGATTCCAAAAAAATGCCGAGTTACTCATGCAGACAACAACTTCGTCGCCTGACGAAGACGTGAAGT GTCCAGAAGAAAAAGATGTCAAACCTCTCCCTCGAATTAACAAGCACTCTGTTTTCTGGGTTGTGGCATCTATAAGTGTGACCTATTATGTGGATTTCTttcacaacatcattgtgaatgaCAACATAAAGAG TTGGTGGTTAAATGTGGGCCTGCTGCTCCTTGGGATTTGCCTGTGTCTGGCCACGTTTTGTATTGTGTACCTGGAGTGGTTCCGAGGAATCGTACACTATGACCAAGAGTACCCTGCAATCCCTCCCGTCACCACCGCTGCATTTATTGCTGCATCGTGCAG TTTTAACATTGCACTATGGCCCGTCTGGTCCTTCTTCACTCCGCTCATCCTCTTCACGCAATTCATGGGTGTGGTCATGCTGATTTCGATGCTTGGATGA
- the otop1 gene encoding proton channel OTOP1 isoform X4, with amino-acid sequence MCQEDIISSENENKIWTKLKLNLAEDYPRKNAEILSGQYGTNVLLIGAALMLALAHHSPSVKEDHLLSFVTCLMILQLIWMLWYMLVRSRHKKTRTEKDVHATTCWIRGGLTLLAFLSMIMDVFRIGYYVGYQSCVSAILGVYPVIHASHTIAQVHFLWFHIKDVIKSFETLERFGVIHAVFTNLLLWSNGVMSEAEHFLNNHKRRLSALGYGNLTIVHTEPHCNCTTSTCSMFSSSLYYLYPFNIEYHIFVSAMLFVMWKNIGRTIDLSSSQKRLATKTQGLTLGPILGLVALASTVGILVVYITHMEGSVQMRRSAISMFYIYGIIMLVFMCSACASGLLIYRADHMAPDTSKNPSRQLDTELLFGSSIGSWFMSWCSVVAVLGANSSPPYRWTNLVYSLLVVLEKCIQNLFIVESLYRRQDDAGRGDPELVAAPEIYSVTSSLAPPYNGIFNRAYDTPDRACVAKENEQEESGQMYKLSEVPKPFGNQVVTAPNIKRQILKNIAVFLIMCNISLWILPAFGCRPQYENGLEQEAFGFSIWTTTLNFAVPLNLFYRMHSVASLFEVFRRV; translated from the exons ATGTGCCAGGAGGATATCATTAG CTCGGAGAACGAAAACAAGATTTGGACCAAGCTGAAGCTAAATTTGGCTGAAGATTACCCCAGGAAGAACGCAGAGATCCTGAGTGGACAATATGGTACCAATGTGCTGCTGATTGGAGCGGCGCTCATGCTGGCCCTGGCCCACCACAGCCCTTCTGTCAAGGAAGACCACCTGTTGTCCTTCGTCACCTGCCTCATGATCCTCCAGCTCATCTGGATGCTGTGGTACATGCTGGTGCGGAGCAGACACAAGAAGACGCGCACCGAGAAGGACGTCCATGCCACCACATGCTGGATCAGAG GTGGTTTGACTCTTCTTGCATTCCTCTCAATGATTATGGACGTGTTCCGAATTGGATATTATGTTGGATATCAGTCTTGTGTGTCGGCTATTCTCGGGGTCTATCCTGTCATCCATGCAAGTCACACCATAGCACAG GTGCACTTTCTCTGGTTTCACATCAAGGATGTCATCAAGAGTTTTGAAACATTAGAGAG GTTTGGTGTCATCCATGCAGTCTTTACCAACCTCCTCCTCTGGTCCAATGGTGTGATGTCAGAAGCCGAGCACTTCTTGAACAACCATAAAAGAAGGCTCTCCGCCCTGGGCTATGGAAACCTCACTATAG TTCACACCGAGCCTCACTGTAACTGCACCACCAGCACTTGCTCCATGTTCTCCAGCAGCCTCTACTATCTCTATCCCTTCAACATTGAATACCACATTTTTGTCTCCGCCATGCTCTTTGTCATGTGGAAGAACATTGGAAGGACCATTGACCTTTCTTCAAGTCAAAAACGGCTCGCCACCAAAACCCAAGGTTTGACCCTGGGCCCCATTCTGGGTCTAGTTGCCCTCGCCAGCACCGTCGGGATTCTGGTGGTTTATATAACGCACATGGAGGGTTCCGTTCAAATGCGACGGTCGGCCATTTCCATGTTCTACATCTATGGCATCATCATGCTGGTGTTTATGTGCTCTGCCTGTGCTTCAGGTTTGCTCATTTACCGAGCAGACCACATGGCACCAGACACCTCAAAGAACCCCTCAAGGCAGCTGGACACAGAGCTGCTTTTTGGATCGTCTATCGGCTCCTGGTTTATGTCCTGGTGTAGCGTAGTAGCCGTGCTGGGGGCCAACAGCAGTCCCCCTTATCGCTGGACCAATTTGGTCTATTCTCTGCTTGTTGTATTAGAGAAGTGCATCCAGAACcttttcattgtagaatccctctACCGCCGGCAGGATGACGCCGGGCGCGGTGACCCCGAATTAGTAGCTGCGCCTGAAATCTACTCAGTGACTTCCTCTTTGGCCCCACCTTACAATGGCATCTTCAACCGAGCCTACGACACACCGGACAGGGCTTGTGTCGCCAAGGAGAACGAGCAGGAAGAGAGCGGACAGATGTACAAATTATCCGAAGTGCCAAAGCCTTTTGGAAACCAAGTGGTCACCGCTCCAAATATCAAGAGGCAAATCCTGAAGAATATCGCTGTCTTCCTGATTATGTGCAACATCTCG ctgtGGATCCTCCCCGCCTTTGGCTGTCGTCCGCAGTACGAGAATGGGTTGGAACAGGAGGCCTTCGGTTTCAGCATATGGACTACAACTCTCAATTTTGCGGTTCCTTTAAACCTTTTCTACCGCATGCACTCGGTCGCTTCTCTTTTTGAAGTCTTCCGCCGAGTCTGA
- the otop1 gene encoding proton channel OTOP1 isoform X3 has protein sequence MCQEDIISSSSSSSSENENKIWTKLKLNLAEDYPRKNAEILSGQYGTNVLLIGAALMLALAHHSPSVKEDHLLSFVTCLMILQLIWMLWYMLVRSRHKKTRTEKDVHATTCWIRGGLTLLAFLSMIMDVFRIGYYVGYQSCVSAILGVYPVIHASHTIAQVHFLWFHIKDVIKSFETLERFGVIHAVFTNLLLWSNGVMSEAEHFLNNHKRRLSALGYGNLTIVHTEPHCNCTTSTCSMFSSSLYYLYPFNIEYHIFVSAMLFVMWKNIGRTIDLSSSQKRLATKTQGLTLGPILGLVALASTVGILVVYITHMEGSVQMRRSAISMFYIYGIIMLVFMCSACASGLLIYRADHMAPDTSKNPSRQLDTELLFGSSIGSWFMSWCSVVAVLGANSSPPYRWTNLVYSLLVVLEKCIQNLFIVESLYRRQDDAGRGDPELVAAPEIYSVTSSLAPPYNGIFNRAYDTPDRACVAKENEQEESGQMYKLSEVPKPFGNQVVTAPNIKRQILKNIAVFLIMCNISLWILPAFGCRPQYENGLEQEAFGFSIWTTTLNFAVPLNLFYRMHSVASLFEVFRRV, from the exons ATGTGCCAGGAGGATATCATTAG ctcgtcgtcgtcctccagCTCGGAGAACGAAAACAAGATTTGGACCAAGCTGAAGCTAAATTTGGCTGAAGATTACCCCAGGAAGAACGCAGAGATCCTGAGTGGACAATATGGTACCAATGTGCTGCTGATTGGAGCGGCGCTCATGCTGGCCCTGGCCCACCACAGCCCTTCTGTCAAGGAAGACCACCTGTTGTCCTTCGTCACCTGCCTCATGATCCTCCAGCTCATCTGGATGCTGTGGTACATGCTGGTGCGGAGCAGACACAAGAAGACGCGCACCGAGAAGGACGTCCATGCCACCACATGCTGGATCAGAG GTGGTTTGACTCTTCTTGCATTCCTCTCAATGATTATGGACGTGTTCCGAATTGGATATTATGTTGGATATCAGTCTTGTGTGTCGGCTATTCTCGGGGTCTATCCTGTCATCCATGCAAGTCACACCATAGCACAG GTGCACTTTCTCTGGTTTCACATCAAGGATGTCATCAAGAGTTTTGAAACATTAGAGAG GTTTGGTGTCATCCATGCAGTCTTTACCAACCTCCTCCTCTGGTCCAATGGTGTGATGTCAGAAGCCGAGCACTTCTTGAACAACCATAAAAGAAGGCTCTCCGCCCTGGGCTATGGAAACCTCACTATAG TTCACACCGAGCCTCACTGTAACTGCACCACCAGCACTTGCTCCATGTTCTCCAGCAGCCTCTACTATCTCTATCCCTTCAACATTGAATACCACATTTTTGTCTCCGCCATGCTCTTTGTCATGTGGAAGAACATTGGAAGGACCATTGACCTTTCTTCAAGTCAAAAACGGCTCGCCACCAAAACCCAAGGTTTGACCCTGGGCCCCATTCTGGGTCTAGTTGCCCTCGCCAGCACCGTCGGGATTCTGGTGGTTTATATAACGCACATGGAGGGTTCCGTTCAAATGCGACGGTCGGCCATTTCCATGTTCTACATCTATGGCATCATCATGCTGGTGTTTATGTGCTCTGCCTGTGCTTCAGGTTTGCTCATTTACCGAGCAGACCACATGGCACCAGACACCTCAAAGAACCCCTCAAGGCAGCTGGACACAGAGCTGCTTTTTGGATCGTCTATCGGCTCCTGGTTTATGTCCTGGTGTAGCGTAGTAGCCGTGCTGGGGGCCAACAGCAGTCCCCCTTATCGCTGGACCAATTTGGTCTATTCTCTGCTTGTTGTATTAGAGAAGTGCATCCAGAACcttttcattgtagaatccctctACCGCCGGCAGGATGACGCCGGGCGCGGTGACCCCGAATTAGTAGCTGCGCCTGAAATCTACTCAGTGACTTCCTCTTTGGCCCCACCTTACAATGGCATCTTCAACCGAGCCTACGACACACCGGACAGGGCTTGTGTCGCCAAGGAGAACGAGCAGGAAGAGAGCGGACAGATGTACAAATTATCCGAAGTGCCAAAGCCTTTTGGAAACCAAGTGGTCACCGCTCCAAATATCAAGAGGCAAATCCTGAAGAATATCGCTGTCTTCCTGATTATGTGCAACATCTCG ctgtGGATCCTCCCCGCCTTTGGCTGTCGTCCGCAGTACGAGAATGGGTTGGAACAGGAGGCCTTCGGTTTCAGCATATGGACTACAACTCTCAATTTTGCGGTTCCTTTAAACCTTTTCTACCGCATGCACTCGGTCGCTTCTCTTTTTGAAGTCTTCCGCCGAGTCTGA
- the otop1 gene encoding proton channel OTOP1 isoform X2, with protein sequence MSPTMVEHNSLDVMCLNKYCNSSSSSSSSENENKIWTKLKLNLAEDYPRKNAEILSGQYGTNVLLIGAALMLALAHHSPSVKEDHLLSFVTCLMILQLIWMLWYMLVRSRHKKTRTEKDVHATTCWIRGGLTLLAFLSMIMDVFRIGYYVGYQSCVSAILGVYPVIHASHTIAQDVIKSFETLERFGVIHAVFTNLLLWSNGVMSEAEHFLNNHKRRLSALGYGNLTIVHTEPHCNCTTSTCSMFSSSLYYLYPFNIEYHIFVSAMLFVMWKNIGRTIDLSSSQKRLATKTQGLTLGPILGLVALASTVGILVVYITHMEGSVQMRRSAISMFYIYGIIMLVFMCSACASGLLIYRADHMAPDTSKNPSRQLDTELLFGSSIGSWFMSWCSVVAVLGANSSPPYRWTNLVYSLLVVLEKCIQNLFIVESLYRRQDDAGRGDPELVAAPEIYSVTSSLAPPYNGIFNRAYDTPDRACVAKENEQEESGQMYKLSEVPKPFGNQVVTAPNIKRQILKNIAVFLIMCNISLWILPAFGCRPQYENGLEQEAFGFSIWTTTLNFAVPLNLFYRMHSVASLFEVFRRV encoded by the exons ATGTCTCCCACAATGGTAGAGCATAACAGCTTGGATGTAATGTGTCTGAACAAATACTGCAACagctcgtcgtcgtcctccagCTCGGAGAACGAAAACAAGATTTGGACCAAGCTGAAGCTAAATTTGGCTGAAGATTACCCCAGGAAGAACGCAGAGATCCTGAGTGGACAATATGGTACCAATGTGCTGCTGATTGGAGCGGCGCTCATGCTGGCCCTGGCCCACCACAGCCCTTCTGTCAAGGAAGACCACCTGTTGTCCTTCGTCACCTGCCTCATGATCCTCCAGCTCATCTGGATGCTGTGGTACATGCTGGTGCGGAGCAGACACAAGAAGACGCGCACCGAGAAGGACGTCCATGCCACCACATGCTGGATCAGAG GTGGTTTGACTCTTCTTGCATTCCTCTCAATGATTATGGACGTGTTCCGAATTGGATATTATGTTGGATATCAGTCTTGTGTGTCGGCTATTCTCGGGGTCTATCCTGTCATCCATGCAAGTCACACCATAGCACAG GATGTCATCAAGAGTTTTGAAACATTAGAGAG GTTTGGTGTCATCCATGCAGTCTTTACCAACCTCCTCCTCTGGTCCAATGGTGTGATGTCAGAAGCCGAGCACTTCTTGAACAACCATAAAAGAAGGCTCTCCGCCCTGGGCTATGGAAACCTCACTATAG TTCACACCGAGCCTCACTGTAACTGCACCACCAGCACTTGCTCCATGTTCTCCAGCAGCCTCTACTATCTCTATCCCTTCAACATTGAATACCACATTTTTGTCTCCGCCATGCTCTTTGTCATGTGGAAGAACATTGGAAGGACCATTGACCTTTCTTCAAGTCAAAAACGGCTCGCCACCAAAACCCAAGGTTTGACCCTGGGCCCCATTCTGGGTCTAGTTGCCCTCGCCAGCACCGTCGGGATTCTGGTGGTTTATATAACGCACATGGAGGGTTCCGTTCAAATGCGACGGTCGGCCATTTCCATGTTCTACATCTATGGCATCATCATGCTGGTGTTTATGTGCTCTGCCTGTGCTTCAGGTTTGCTCATTTACCGAGCAGACCACATGGCACCAGACACCTCAAAGAACCCCTCAAGGCAGCTGGACACAGAGCTGCTTTTTGGATCGTCTATCGGCTCCTGGTTTATGTCCTGGTGTAGCGTAGTAGCCGTGCTGGGGGCCAACAGCAGTCCCCCTTATCGCTGGACCAATTTGGTCTATTCTCTGCTTGTTGTATTAGAGAAGTGCATCCAGAACcttttcattgtagaatccctctACCGCCGGCAGGATGACGCCGGGCGCGGTGACCCCGAATTAGTAGCTGCGCCTGAAATCTACTCAGTGACTTCCTCTTTGGCCCCACCTTACAATGGCATCTTCAACCGAGCCTACGACACACCGGACAGGGCTTGTGTCGCCAAGGAGAACGAGCAGGAAGAGAGCGGACAGATGTACAAATTATCCGAAGTGCCAAAGCCTTTTGGAAACCAAGTGGTCACCGCTCCAAATATCAAGAGGCAAATCCTGAAGAATATCGCTGTCTTCCTGATTATGTGCAACATCTCG ctgtGGATCCTCCCCGCCTTTGGCTGTCGTCCGCAGTACGAGAATGGGTTGGAACAGGAGGCCTTCGGTTTCAGCATATGGACTACAACTCTCAATTTTGCGGTTCCTTTAAACCTTTTCTACCGCATGCACTCGGTCGCTTCTCTTTTTGAAGTCTTCCGCCGAGTCTGA
- the otop1 gene encoding proton channel OTOP1 isoform X1 produces MSPTMVEHNSLDVMCLNKYCNSSSSSSSSENENKIWTKLKLNLAEDYPRKNAEILSGQYGTNVLLIGAALMLALAHHSPSVKEDHLLSFVTCLMILQLIWMLWYMLVRSRHKKTRTEKDVHATTCWIRGGLTLLAFLSMIMDVFRIGYYVGYQSCVSAILGVYPVIHASHTIAQVHFLWFHIKDVIKSFETLERFGVIHAVFTNLLLWSNGVMSEAEHFLNNHKRRLSALGYGNLTIVHTEPHCNCTTSTCSMFSSSLYYLYPFNIEYHIFVSAMLFVMWKNIGRTIDLSSSQKRLATKTQGLTLGPILGLVALASTVGILVVYITHMEGSVQMRRSAISMFYIYGIIMLVFMCSACASGLLIYRADHMAPDTSKNPSRQLDTELLFGSSIGSWFMSWCSVVAVLGANSSPPYRWTNLVYSLLVVLEKCIQNLFIVESLYRRQDDAGRGDPELVAAPEIYSVTSSLAPPYNGIFNRAYDTPDRACVAKENEQEESGQMYKLSEVPKPFGNQVVTAPNIKRQILKNIAVFLIMCNISLWILPAFGCRPQYENGLEQEAFGFSIWTTTLNFAVPLNLFYRMHSVASLFEVFRRV; encoded by the exons ATGTCTCCCACAATGGTAGAGCATAACAGCTTGGATGTAATGTGTCTGAACAAATACTGCAACagctcgtcgtcgtcctccagCTCGGAGAACGAAAACAAGATTTGGACCAAGCTGAAGCTAAATTTGGCTGAAGATTACCCCAGGAAGAACGCAGAGATCCTGAGTGGACAATATGGTACCAATGTGCTGCTGATTGGAGCGGCGCTCATGCTGGCCCTGGCCCACCACAGCCCTTCTGTCAAGGAAGACCACCTGTTGTCCTTCGTCACCTGCCTCATGATCCTCCAGCTCATCTGGATGCTGTGGTACATGCTGGTGCGGAGCAGACACAAGAAGACGCGCACCGAGAAGGACGTCCATGCCACCACATGCTGGATCAGAG GTGGTTTGACTCTTCTTGCATTCCTCTCAATGATTATGGACGTGTTCCGAATTGGATATTATGTTGGATATCAGTCTTGTGTGTCGGCTATTCTCGGGGTCTATCCTGTCATCCATGCAAGTCACACCATAGCACAG GTGCACTTTCTCTGGTTTCACATCAAGGATGTCATCAAGAGTTTTGAAACATTAGAGAG GTTTGGTGTCATCCATGCAGTCTTTACCAACCTCCTCCTCTGGTCCAATGGTGTGATGTCAGAAGCCGAGCACTTCTTGAACAACCATAAAAGAAGGCTCTCCGCCCTGGGCTATGGAAACCTCACTATAG TTCACACCGAGCCTCACTGTAACTGCACCACCAGCACTTGCTCCATGTTCTCCAGCAGCCTCTACTATCTCTATCCCTTCAACATTGAATACCACATTTTTGTCTCCGCCATGCTCTTTGTCATGTGGAAGAACATTGGAAGGACCATTGACCTTTCTTCAAGTCAAAAACGGCTCGCCACCAAAACCCAAGGTTTGACCCTGGGCCCCATTCTGGGTCTAGTTGCCCTCGCCAGCACCGTCGGGATTCTGGTGGTTTATATAACGCACATGGAGGGTTCCGTTCAAATGCGACGGTCGGCCATTTCCATGTTCTACATCTATGGCATCATCATGCTGGTGTTTATGTGCTCTGCCTGTGCTTCAGGTTTGCTCATTTACCGAGCAGACCACATGGCACCAGACACCTCAAAGAACCCCTCAAGGCAGCTGGACACAGAGCTGCTTTTTGGATCGTCTATCGGCTCCTGGTTTATGTCCTGGTGTAGCGTAGTAGCCGTGCTGGGGGCCAACAGCAGTCCCCCTTATCGCTGGACCAATTTGGTCTATTCTCTGCTTGTTGTATTAGAGAAGTGCATCCAGAACcttttcattgtagaatccctctACCGCCGGCAGGATGACGCCGGGCGCGGTGACCCCGAATTAGTAGCTGCGCCTGAAATCTACTCAGTGACTTCCTCTTTGGCCCCACCTTACAATGGCATCTTCAACCGAGCCTACGACACACCGGACAGGGCTTGTGTCGCCAAGGAGAACGAGCAGGAAGAGAGCGGACAGATGTACAAATTATCCGAAGTGCCAAAGCCTTTTGGAAACCAAGTGGTCACCGCTCCAAATATCAAGAGGCAAATCCTGAAGAATATCGCTGTCTTCCTGATTATGTGCAACATCTCG ctgtGGATCCTCCCCGCCTTTGGCTGTCGTCCGCAGTACGAGAATGGGTTGGAACAGGAGGCCTTCGGTTTCAGCATATGGACTACAACTCTCAATTTTGCGGTTCCTTTAAACCTTTTCTACCGCATGCACTCGGTCGCTTCTCTTTTTGAAGTCTTCCGCCGAGTCTGA